In the genome of Chryseobacterium arthrosphaerae, one region contains:
- a CDS encoding TQO small subunit DoxD produces the protein MKQNFNSQSSDLAGLYTLSLRMVIGWTYFSAFWRRLILENKLIPDEKGYIGEKFNHFLPNALGIKPIIEYLVTHPDALQRSMMIFTIIEAIVGLFIIFGLLTRLMSIGIFSLALGILLGSGWLGTTCLDEWQIGVLGIAGGFVLFLTGSGPYSLDYFFIKKKKNFTQTGWFSWLGSGNLPVFRPKAVVLAGSLVIFGLTLYTNQYFHGGVWGTLHNKSVKPRVEISNISHNNSDLQFEIYRTEGADVYGSFLIGIHILDKNGNILKEMDHQELSKFSEDHIQNHYVTKVKPGKHSLVIPLGAKADISIGIGDILQKEQIHMLKLIDISGIEWTKEIR, from the coding sequence ATGAAACAAAATTTCAACAGCCAGTCTTCTGACCTGGCCGGACTCTATACTTTATCTCTCCGAATGGTTATCGGATGGACCTATTTTTCAGCTTTCTGGCGCAGACTTATCCTCGAAAACAAGCTTATTCCCGATGAAAAAGGATATATCGGGGAAAAATTCAATCATTTCTTACCCAACGCTTTAGGCATCAAACCTATAATCGAATACCTGGTTACTCATCCTGATGCTTTACAACGGTCGATGATGATTTTTACCATTATTGAGGCGATTGTAGGATTATTTATTATCTTCGGATTACTAACCCGATTGATGAGTATCGGGATCTTTAGCCTGGCATTGGGTATTTTACTGGGATCCGGATGGCTGGGAACTACCTGCCTGGATGAATGGCAGATAGGAGTTCTGGGCATTGCCGGAGGATTCGTGCTTTTTCTTACGGGTAGCGGTCCTTATTCCCTGGATTATTTTTTCATAAAAAAGAAGAAAAATTTTACGCAGACTGGATGGTTTTCATGGCTGGGTTCGGGAAATCTGCCGGTTTTCAGGCCTAAAGCCGTAGTTCTGGCCGGATCGCTGGTTATCTTCGGGCTTACGCTTTATACCAATCAATATTTCCATGGCGGGGTTTGGGGTACGCTTCATAATAAATCTGTAAAGCCCAGGGTGGAAATTTCCAATATTTCCCACAATAATTCGGATTTACAATTCGAGATTTACAGAACGGAAGGTGCCGATGTCTATGGTTCTTTTCTCATTGGCATTCATATTCTGGATAAAAACGGAAATATTTTAAAGGAAATGGATCATCAGGAGCTTTCAAAATTTTCAGAAGACCATATTCAGAACCATTATGTAACTAAAGTAAAACCGGGAAAACACAGCCTTGTCATTCCACTGGGAGCAAAGGCAGATATCAGTATCGGAATTGGTGATATTCTTCAGAAAGAGCAGATCCATATGCTGAAACTGATTGATATCAGCGGAATTGAATGGACAAAGGAAATCAGATAG
- a CDS encoding patatin-like phospholipase family protein — MKTETLNTILEDDSLSKESKEKLTALHENISSKEFSDLLDREGNQYIEFVQEGGGVWGSALVGYLYGLEIFGIRFLKVAGTSAGAINTMLIAACKTKEEPKSELIKDILFSWDFADFMDGKTYVKTTLHGMLNNKDFFKINAIIAAILFIILVSIPFAAPSETILSAKLMFLIPLIPAVILFLCIKKLYNNFRKENSGLNPGNVFQNTMKSALDNFGIKTVANLNEKFIQKEYALNLNYRYGNGQEYYTMALQSIENIKNKNLEHIDQTRYKIFYDSAANNDYYRNNPFYLLQSEYVIITTDINAKIKVELPTMANLYWSEEELKHISPAEFVRASMSVPFFFEPFQKEINRNDDSVKYAWKFWMNTRKDDINPVGIFIDGGSISNFPIDLFHADEVFYPRMPLFGVQLTSDSDMLSEKGKTSEEIMKTPFSYAGNIISTLKGFNDKTFLTKHSFYKLYSIQTVNCGTSSWLNFFMKKEEKEELFNRGFQAALDFLNQFDWKKYKYERMLLSMKGKKILKEEDTPTVG, encoded by the coding sequence ATGAAAACCGAAACTCTTAATACAATTCTGGAGGATGATTCTCTTTCTAAAGAATCTAAGGAGAAGCTTACTGCCCTTCATGAAAACATCTCGTCCAAAGAGTTTTCTGATCTTCTTGACCGGGAGGGCAATCAGTATATAGAGTTCGTACAGGAAGGCGGCGGTGTTTGGGGAAGTGCTCTTGTAGGGTATCTTTATGGCCTCGAAATCTTTGGGATCCGTTTTCTGAAGGTAGCAGGAACAAGTGCCGGAGCAATCAATACCATGCTTATTGCGGCTTGCAAAACCAAAGAAGAACCCAAAAGCGAACTGATCAAAGATATTCTTTTCAGCTGGGATTTTGCTGATTTTATGGATGGGAAGACCTATGTAAAAACGACCCTTCATGGAATGCTCAACAATAAGGACTTCTTTAAGATCAATGCGATTATTGCAGCAATTCTGTTTATTATCCTGGTCAGCATTCCTTTTGCAGCCCCTTCAGAAACCATACTCAGCGCAAAGCTGATGTTTTTGATCCCCCTGATTCCGGCTGTTATTCTATTTTTATGTATCAAAAAGCTGTACAACAATTTCAGAAAAGAAAACAGCGGGCTCAATCCGGGAAATGTATTTCAGAATACCATGAAAAGTGCCCTGGACAATTTCGGAATCAAAACCGTGGCGAACCTGAATGAGAAATTTATCCAGAAAGAATATGCCCTTAACCTCAACTACCGCTACGGAAACGGCCAGGAATATTATACAATGGCCCTTCAAAGTATAGAAAATATCAAAAATAAAAACCTGGAGCACATCGACCAGACCCGTTATAAAATTTTCTATGACAGTGCAGCCAATAATGATTATTACAGAAACAATCCTTTTTATCTGCTGCAGTCGGAATATGTGATCATCACTACAGATATTAATGCCAAAATAAAAGTGGAACTTCCCACCATGGCCAATCTGTATTGGTCTGAAGAGGAGCTGAAGCACATCAGTCCTGCAGAGTTTGTGAGAGCTTCCATGTCTGTCCCTTTCTTCTTTGAACCTTTCCAGAAAGAGATCAACAGAAATGACGATTCGGTAAAATATGCCTGGAAATTCTGGATGAATACGAGGAAGGATGATATTAACCCCGTGGGAATATTTATTGACGGCGGCAGTATTTCCAATTTCCCAATTGATCTGTTTCATGCTGATGAGGTATTCTATCCCAGAATGCCTCTTTTCGGGGTGCAGCTTACCAGCGATTCCGATATGCTTTCCGAAAAAGGAAAAACGAGTGAAGAAATCATGAAAACTCCTTTCAGCTATGCCGGAAATATCATCAGTACTTTAAAAGGGTTTAATGACAAAACGTTTCTTACCAAACACAGTTTTTATAAACTTTACAGCATCCAGACTGTCAACTGCGGAACCAGCAGCTGGCTGAATTTCTTTATGAAAAAAGAGGAAAAGGAAGAGCTTTTCAACAGAGGTTTCCAGGCTGCCCTGGATTTCCTCAACCAGTTTGACTGGAAAAAATACAAATACGAAAGAATGCTGCTCTCTATGAAAGGGAAAAAAATCCTGAAGGAAGAGGATACGCCTACGGTGGGATAA
- a CDS encoding magnesium transporter CorA family protein: MPIDTIYRCEHCEWVDVESPTAEDLKFLHERYEINNLLLEDTIDPNHLPKYEEDGNVKFFLLRESTELERKNLNTISDISTKIAIFMLDKTIITIHRMKTKSISETKKRLQTTQEDANPQKIALMIAILIMKSFDDESISLLETMDNIENEIFLKNTNHTSQIRRLYKLKRKSGLNSRVLVISTDAIDKFKLLNLQDSEIVDLKDKHKDVVADFDHLNIQITNLISMFLALSDQKANQVMKVLAIYSVYFLPITFIAGVYGMNFDNMPELHHKYGYFITIGAMATVVISTFIYVRKKQW; encoded by the coding sequence ATGCCAATTGATACGATATACAGATGCGAGCACTGCGAATGGGTAGACGTGGAGTCTCCTACCGCAGAAGACCTGAAATTTCTTCATGAAAGATACGAAATCAACAATCTCCTTCTGGAAGATACCATAGATCCTAACCATCTTCCCAAATATGAAGAAGACGGAAACGTAAAATTCTTCCTTCTCCGTGAGAGCACAGAGCTGGAAAGGAAAAACCTCAATACCATCAGCGACATCAGTACCAAGATCGCCATTTTCATGCTGGATAAGACCATCATCACCATCCACAGAATGAAAACCAAAAGTATCTCTGAAACTAAAAAGAGACTTCAGACAACACAGGAAGATGCTAATCCTCAGAAAATCGCCCTGATGATTGCTATCCTCATCATGAAAAGTTTTGATGATGAATCAATAAGCCTTCTGGAAACAATGGATAATATTGAAAATGAGATTTTCCTTAAAAATACCAATCATACCAGCCAGATCCGCAGATTGTACAAGCTGAAACGAAAATCAGGACTGAATTCCAGGGTGTTGGTCATTTCTACCGATGCGATTGACAAGTTCAAATTATTAAATCTTCAGGATTCTGAAATTGTAGACCTCAAAGACAAACATAAGGACGTAGTAGCGGATTTCGATCATCTGAATATACAGATTACCAACCTTATTTCGATGTTCCTGGCCCTGTCTGATCAGAAAGCCAACCAGGTCATGAAAGTATTGGCTATTTATTCGGTTTATTTTCTACCAATCACCTTTATTGCAGGTGTATATGGGATGAACTTTGACAATATGCCTGAGCTGCATCATAAGTACGGTTATTTTATTACAATAGGTGCCATGGCTACAGTTGTCATCAGTACATTCATCTATGTGCGAAAGAAACAATGGTGA
- a CDS encoding thioredoxin family protein, which produces MKKITILSTLFIGVLAWAQGIKFEDGNFASILAKAKKEKKLIFVDAYASWCGPCKLMVKNIFPLQSVGDYYNAHFINAKIDMEKGEGIDLAKKYNVKAFPTYLFIDGNGEAVHRTLGYVEEKDFIQFAKDAEDPNRRLTSLKQQFEKGEKAPEFLKNLAVLTIYNDPEFAGKVLNRYFGQKASLDQEDVQLLLSGVQTTESPLYKIFQDKKEDIQKFLPADRYEKFDKNIKLNTVAKKAYNADTKTWNDSYFMTETQKFLSKEEADKILKRMKANRALKNKDIPAYEKLIMELYQDYSAASSEELNSLAWNFFENVSNKASLEKAIVWAQESVKKDQNYANTDTLANLYNKIGDKKNAKMWAEKSIEIAKSKGEDFSDTEKLLKSL; this is translated from the coding sequence ATGAAAAAAATAACCATACTTTCAACTCTGTTTATAGGAGTACTTGCATGGGCACAGGGAATAAAATTTGAGGACGGCAACTTCGCCTCTATCCTTGCCAAAGCAAAAAAAGAGAAAAAACTGATCTTTGTAGATGCCTATGCTTCCTGGTGCGGCCCCTGTAAGCTGATGGTAAAAAATATTTTCCCGCTTCAATCGGTGGGTGACTATTATAATGCTCACTTTATCAATGCTAAAATTGATATGGAAAAAGGAGAAGGAATTGATCTGGCTAAAAAATACAATGTAAAGGCCTTCCCTACTTACCTTTTCATTGACGGAAATGGGGAAGCGGTACACAGAACTCTGGGATACGTGGAAGAAAAAGACTTTATCCAGTTTGCTAAAGATGCTGAAGATCCGAACAGAAGACTGACTTCTCTAAAACAACAGTTTGAAAAGGGAGAAAAGGCCCCGGAATTTCTGAAAAACCTTGCAGTACTTACTATTTACAACGATCCTGAGTTCGCAGGGAAAGTACTGAACCGTTATTTCGGACAGAAGGCGTCTTTGGACCAGGAAGATGTTCAGTTATTGCTTTCCGGTGTACAGACTACAGAAAGCCCGCTTTATAAAATCTTCCAGGATAAAAAAGAAGATATTCAAAAGTTTTTACCGGCAGACAGATATGAAAAATTTGATAAAAATATCAAACTGAACACTGTTGCCAAAAAAGCGTACAATGCAGATACAAAAACCTGGAATGACAGCTACTTTATGACTGAAACTCAAAAATTCCTGAGCAAAGAAGAGGCTGATAAGATTTTAAAAAGAATGAAAGCCAACAGGGCTTTAAAGAATAAAGACATTCCTGCTTATGAGAAACTGATCATGGAACTGTATCAGGATTATTCTGCAGCCAGTTCTGAAGAGCTGAATTCCCTTGCATGGAATTTCTTCGAAAATGTAAGCAATAAAGCTTCTCTGGAAAAAGCAATCGTGTGGGCACAGGAGTCTGTAAAAAAAGATCAGAACTATGCCAATACTGATACTTTAGCTAATCTTTACAATAAGATAGGGGATAAGAAAAATGCAAAAATGTGGGCTGAAAAGTCTATCGAGATTGCAAAAAGTAAAGGGGAAGATTTTTCAGATACGGAAAAGCTATTGAAAAGCCTTTAA
- a CDS encoding 3-oxoacyl-ACP synthase III family protein, whose product MIKSTIKGVGFYVPDNVVTNDDLAKLMTTNDEWITERTGIKERRHRKNRNDSQETAAYLGFKASEKALEHAGLTAKDIDYIVFATLSPDYYFPGCGVLLQDMLGCDTIGALDVRNQCSGFVYSMSVANAFIKSGTYKNILVVGAEVHSFGLDFSDEGRGVSVIFGDGAGAIVLSATEDENAGDVLAVNMHSEGKYADELCTQFPGSKFGWSDRMRKEPENVTNKEVYPIMNGNFVFKHAVTRFPETMMEALNKAGKTVEDLDMFIPHQANLRIAQFVQQKFGLPDEKIFNNIQKYGNTTAASIPIALSEAIEQGKIKRGDLVLLSAFGSGFTWGSVLFEY is encoded by the coding sequence ATGATTAAAAGTACAATAAAAGGTGTCGGATTTTATGTTCCAGATAACGTTGTTACAAATGATGATCTAGCCAAGCTCATGACCACCAATGATGAATGGATTACGGAAAGAACAGGCATCAAGGAACGAAGACACAGAAAAAACAGGAATGATTCTCAGGAAACAGCCGCTTATTTAGGATTCAAAGCATCAGAAAAAGCACTTGAACATGCCGGCCTTACCGCTAAAGATATTGATTACATTGTTTTTGCAACGCTTTCTCCGGATTATTATTTCCCTGGCTGCGGGGTATTGCTTCAGGATATGCTGGGATGTGATACCATTGGAGCTCTGGATGTAAGAAACCAGTGCTCGGGGTTTGTATATTCTATGAGTGTTGCCAATGCTTTTATCAAATCAGGTACCTATAAAAATATCCTTGTAGTAGGAGCTGAGGTTCATTCTTTCGGACTGGATTTTTCAGATGAAGGAAGAGGGGTTTCTGTTATTTTCGGAGATGGGGCAGGAGCGATTGTGCTTTCTGCAACGGAAGACGAAAATGCAGGCGATGTTTTAGCAGTGAATATGCATTCTGAAGGTAAATATGCCGATGAATTATGTACCCAGTTCCCGGGTTCTAAATTCGGTTGGAGTGACAGAATGAGAAAAGAGCCTGAAAATGTAACCAATAAAGAAGTTTATCCTATCATGAACGGTAATTTTGTATTCAAGCATGCTGTTACAAGATTCCCGGAAACAATGATGGAAGCGTTAAACAAAGCAGGGAAAACAGTTGAAGATCTTGACATGTTCATCCCGCATCAGGCCAACCTGAGAATCGCTCAGTTTGTACAGCAGAAATTCGGATTACCGGATGAAAAAATCTTTAACAACATTCAGAAATACGGGAATACAACTGCTGCTTCTATTCCGATTGCTTTAAGTGAGGCGATTGAGCAGGGAAAAATCAAAAGAGGAGACCTTGTCCTTCTTTCTGCTTTCGGAAGCGGATTTACATGGGGGAGTGTTCTTTTTGAATATTAA
- a CDS encoding NAD(P)H-dependent oxidoreductase produces the protein MKTLIIVTHPDIEKSVINKRWIDELKKYPEKYTVHQLYEAYPDGKIDVAGEQTLMEAHDTIVFQFPFYWFSSPPLLKQWLDEVILHGWAYGSNSGYKLAGKRMTLAVTAGIDEEGYSASGKYKYTMKELFRPYELTFDYIKAEYKEPFVYYGIERDSSDEWIEKSVPMYLDFLDALSANSFGQGKLALHNCQDSL, from the coding sequence ATGAAAACCTTAATTATTGTAACACATCCCGATATTGAAAAATCTGTCATCAACAAAAGATGGATTGATGAACTGAAAAAATACCCTGAAAAATATACCGTTCACCAGCTCTACGAAGCTTATCCTGATGGTAAAATTGATGTAGCCGGGGAACAGACACTTATGGAAGCTCATGATACGATTGTGTTCCAGTTTCCATTTTACTGGTTCAGCAGCCCACCACTTCTGAAACAATGGTTAGATGAAGTTATTTTGCATGGCTGGGCTTACGGAAGCAACAGCGGCTATAAACTGGCGGGAAAAAGAATGACTCTGGCTGTTACTGCAGGAATTGATGAAGAAGGATATTCTGCTTCAGGAAAATATAAATATACAATGAAGGAGCTTTTCAGACCTTATGAGCTGACCTTTGACTATATAAAGGCAGAATATAAAGAACCATTTGTCTATTATGGGATAGAGCGTGACTCTTCGGATGAATGGATTGAAAAGAGTGTTCCTATGTACCTTGATTTTCTGGATGCTCTATCGGCTAATAGCTTTGGTCAAGGTAAATTGGCCCTTCATAACTGCCAAGATTCTCTTTAA
- a CDS encoding DNA-3-methyladenine glycosylase I, whose protein sequence is MSYCLAIDRMQSESRKELHKNYHDNYYGFPIHDDNELFGRLILEINQAGLSWETVLKKEESFRAAYHNFDIQKIAAYTEEDRERLLNDSGIIRNKLKVNAAIENARTIIELQKEFGSFEKWLEHHHPKTLPEWMKLFKKTFKFTGGEIVNEFLMSTGYLKGAHAESCPVHAKVLEQKPLWKVTEKN, encoded by the coding sequence ATGAGTTATTGTTTAGCCATAGACAGAATGCAGTCCGAAAGCAGAAAAGAACTGCACAAAAATTATCATGATAATTATTACGGATTTCCAATCCATGATGATAATGAATTATTCGGGAGATTGATTTTAGAGATTAACCAGGCCGGATTAAGCTGGGAAACGGTCCTAAAGAAAGAAGAAAGTTTCAGGGCTGCCTATCACAACTTTGATATTCAGAAAATAGCAGCCTATACGGAAGAAGACCGTGAAAGGCTTTTGAACGACAGTGGAATTATAAGAAATAAACTGAAAGTAAATGCAGCAATTGAAAATGCCAGAACGATCATTGAACTGCAGAAAGAATTCGGTTCTTTTGAAAAATGGCTGGAACATCACCATCCTAAAACGTTACCGGAATGGATGAAGCTTTTCAAGAAAACATTCAAGTTTACAGGAGGAGAAATCGTGAATGAATTTCTGATGAGCACAGGATATCTGAAAGGAGCACATGCGGAAAGCTGCCCGGTTCATGCCAAAGTATTAGAACAAAAACCTTTATGGAAAGTAACCGAAAAGAATTAA
- a CDS encoding DUF2199 domain-containing protein, with amino-acid sequence MMKYICECCGEEKEDWPALGYSSPYFYSCLSEEELKNAELTSDLCTIEAPDDTHRFIRAVLVQEVIDDCRDLDYGIWVSLSEKSFNEYVENYDNKKFEAEYFGWLSTYLPDYDFSESIPTTVVVNNAIGRPFVFPHQSHKHPFVDDFYNGITKEEAERRINRVLNLNDE; translated from the coding sequence ATGATGAAATATATCTGTGAATGCTGTGGTGAAGAAAAAGAAGACTGGCCTGCACTCGGCTACTCTTCACCTTACTTTTATTCCTGTTTATCTGAGGAGGAATTGAAAAATGCTGAACTCACCTCAGATCTGTGCACTATCGAAGCACCTGACGATACTCATCGGTTTATCCGTGCTGTTTTAGTACAGGAAGTAATTGATGACTGCAGAGATCTTGATTATGGAATATGGGTTTCATTAAGTGAAAAAAGTTTTAATGAATATGTAGAAAACTACGACAATAAGAAATTTGAAGCAGAATATTTTGGATGGCTCTCTACTTATCTTCCAGATTATGATTTTTCCGAAAGCATTCCTACAACAGTAGTTGTCAATAATGCTATCGGGCGTCCGTTTGTTTTCCCACACCAGAGCCACAAACATCCTTTTGTGGATGATTTTTACAATGGAATTACAAAAGAAGAGGCTGAAAGGAGAATCAACAGGGTGTTAAACTTAAATGATGAATAA
- a CDS encoding alpha/beta hydrolase yields MKFFISFIFILFFTVFNAQDLYSKAYGNSRNPAVIFIHGGPSGNSTLFEGTTAQQLADKGFYVIVYDRRGEGRSKDENATMTFNESFNDLNDLYTTYKIKKANILAHSFGGIIGTLFTDKFPEKVNSLTLAGALFTQQQTYDHILKKAKEHFKNDPAVLKEISEIESLDKNSAVYRKRCYEVAGRLNFFDMPHPTQESERLRKEYQNGEFYRNNIRNANSPVKFYQNEPLNNLDNKSLLKDIRKNGVPVFAVYGKNDGIFSEKQLADLSAIVGKRNFKLIDNCSHYLFVDQQDEFLKFMKLTLK; encoded by the coding sequence ATGAAATTCTTTATCTCCTTTATTTTCATCTTATTTTTCACGGTATTTAACGCACAGGATTTATATTCTAAGGCTTATGGAAACAGCCGGAATCCTGCAGTGATTTTTATTCATGGCGGGCCGAGCGGAAATTCGACCTTATTTGAAGGAACCACGGCACAGCAATTGGCCGATAAAGGATTTTATGTAATTGTGTACGACAGACGTGGTGAAGGCCGTTCTAAGGATGAAAATGCCACCATGACATTTAACGAAAGTTTTAATGATTTAAATGACCTTTATACCACCTATAAAATCAAAAAGGCCAATATTCTTGCCCATAGTTTCGGAGGTATCATCGGGACCTTATTTACCGATAAATTCCCTGAGAAGGTCAATTCGCTCACGCTTGCAGGTGCTTTATTTACCCAGCAGCAAACGTATGATCACATCTTAAAAAAGGCAAAAGAACACTTCAAAAACGACCCGGCGGTGCTTAAGGAAATTTCAGAAATAGAAAGCCTTGATAAAAACTCTGCTGTTTACAGGAAAAGATGTTATGAAGTGGCAGGCAGGCTCAACTTCTTTGATATGCCCCATCCTACTCAGGAAAGTGAAAGATTAAGAAAGGAATATCAAAATGGAGAATTTTACAGAAACAATATCAGAAATGCCAATTCACCTGTTAAGTTTTATCAGAACGAGCCGCTGAATAACCTGGACAACAAATCTCTATTGAAAGATATCAGGAAAAATGGTGTACCTGTTTTTGCTGTTTATGGTAAGAATGACGGAATCTTTTCGGAAAAACAACTGGCCGATCTTAGCGCTATCGTCGGAAAAAGGAATTTTAAACTGATTGATAACTGCTCACACTATTTATTTGTAGACCAGCAGGATGAATTTTTGAAATTTATGAAGCTTACATTAAAATAA
- a CDS encoding FAD-binding oxidoreductase yields MKKRHFIIAGVIMLIVFISIPAIHILKTKWNESDIRKETPKGYTNDASQLNLTKIDTLIKVPSSKPEIENQLRQILAYAKKKHLKISIAGAQHSMGGHTIYPNGILINMLPYKHMQLDEKNNILTIGSGALWEDAIQYLDKHGKSIAVMQAFSSFSVGGSISVNGHGWQKNLPPISSSVLSFSLMNPDGKIINCSREENPELFKLVIGGYGLFGIILDIRLKVVDNIALQYKYIRLRADRYPDYYKKFISENPDVNLVFGRLKISDKHFLEDATINYFEKADEKPLPLPVQNVKNEETKRLVFRSTVNSEYGKRLRWDLETGMNKMTKNAVYSRNELLNDHVSLIENKDPHSTDLLQEYFIPERNFNRFIRDMKPVLRNSGLDLLNITIRAVNKDEDSYMNYARENVFGFVFLFNQKKTASQEEAMKLLTNNLVDITLKNEGTFYLPYRLHIGKEKMRKVYPQAESFFELKKKYDPLEIFDNKFYQHYK; encoded by the coding sequence ATGAAAAAAAGACATTTTATTATTGCAGGGGTTATAATGCTCATTGTTTTCATTTCCATTCCTGCCATTCATATCCTTAAAACCAAATGGAATGAATCGGATATCAGAAAAGAGACTCCCAAAGGATATACTAACGATGCAAGCCAGCTGAACCTAACGAAAATTGACACTTTAATAAAGGTACCTTCTTCCAAACCGGAGATTGAAAACCAGCTCCGCCAGATCCTGGCCTATGCCAAAAAAAAGCATTTAAAGATATCTATTGCAGGAGCACAGCACAGCATGGGCGGACATACGATCTATCCGAACGGCATTCTGATTAATATGCTTCCTTATAAACATATGCAGCTGGATGAAAAGAATAATATTCTCACTATCGGCTCCGGAGCGCTTTGGGAAGATGCTATACAATACCTGGACAAACATGGCAAATCTATTGCAGTGATGCAGGCCTTCAGTTCGTTTTCAGTAGGCGGATCCATCAGTGTAAACGGACATGGGTGGCAAAAGAATCTTCCTCCTATCTCTTCGAGTGTCTTGTCATTTTCCCTGATGAACCCGGATGGAAAGATCATCAATTGCAGCAGAGAAGAAAATCCTGAACTTTTTAAATTGGTTATCGGCGGATATGGACTTTTCGGGATTATCCTTGACATTCGCCTCAAAGTGGTTGATAATATAGCTCTTCAGTATAAATACATCCGTTTAAGGGCTGATCGTTATCCTGATTATTATAAAAAATTCATCTCTGAAAATCCTGATGTGAACCTGGTTTTCGGAAGGTTAAAAATTTCTGACAAACATTTTCTTGAAGATGCCACTATCAATTATTTTGAAAAAGCAGATGAAAAGCCCTTACCTCTTCCGGTTCAAAATGTGAAAAATGAAGAGACCAAACGTCTTGTTTTCCGCAGTACCGTCAACAGTGAGTATGGTAAAAGATTGCGGTGGGATCTGGAAACAGGAATGAATAAAATGACCAAAAATGCGGTTTATTCCCGAAACGAGCTTCTCAATGACCATGTTTCGCTTATCGAAAATAAAGATCCCCACTCTACCGATCTGCTTCAGGAATATTTTATACCGGAAAGGAATTTCAACCGGTTTATCAGAGATATGAAGCCTGTTCTGAGAAATTCAGGACTGGATTTACTTAATATCACCATCCGTGCGGTCAACAAAGATGAAGACAGTTATATGAACTATGCCAGAGAAAATGTTTTCGGATTTGTATTTTTATTCAATCAGAAAAAAACGGCCAGCCAGGAAGAAGCCATGAAACTCCTGACCAATAACCTGGTGGATATTACGCTAAAAAATGAAGGGACCTTTTATCTTCCGTACCGGCTTCACATCGGTAAAGAAAAGATGAGAAAGGTATATCCACAGGCGGAATCTTTTTTTGAGCTGAAAAAAAAGTATGATCCTTTAGAAATTTTCGACAATAAATTTTACCAACACTATAAATAA
- a CDS encoding winged helix-turn-helix transcriptional regulator — MTKIKETSTNFANKKALADECPEVYASNIIGGQWALAICCYLINGKMRFGELRKRLQNITERMLTLQLRRLEEDKIITRTVYAEVPPRVEYELTEIGYKLKPIILEFEKWGIEHKELIKKEVHNKE, encoded by the coding sequence ATGACTAAAATAAAAGAAACCTCAACCAATTTTGCCAATAAAAAAGCCCTTGCAGACGAATGCCCGGAGGTATATGCTTCCAACATCATCGGCGGACAGTGGGCACTTGCCATCTGCTGCTATCTGATCAATGGAAAAATGAGATTTGGGGAACTCAGAAAGCGTCTCCAAAACATTACAGAACGCATGCTGACGCTTCAGCTTCGCAGGCTGGAGGAAGATAAGATTATTACCAGAACCGTATATGCAGAAGTTCCGCCAAGAGTTGAATATGAGCTTACAGAAATCGGATATAAACTAAAGCCTATTATTCTTGAATTTGAGAAATGGGGAATAGAGCATAAAGAACTGATAAAAAAAGAAGTCCACAATAAAGAATGA